A single Sphingomonas sp. IW22 DNA region contains:
- the guaB gene encoding IMP dehydrogenase translates to MDIPLGLTFDDVLLYPAESEVLPSMADTRTRVTRSLSLNIPFLSSAMDTVTESDMAIVMAQMGGIGVLHRNLSIEEQVAAVRQVKRFESGMVVNPITITPDAPLVEAQALMQRHRISGIPVVEASGRLVGILTNRDVRFAGNPQTPVSELMTRDNLATVSAGVTQEEARRLLHQRRIEKLLVVDDDYACVGLITVKDIEKAVLYPEATKDAAGRLCVAAATTVGDKGYERTAALVDAECDLIVIDTAHGHNREVARAVERAKKLSSKVQVVAGNVATAEATRALIDAGADGIKVGIGPGSICTTRVVAGVGVPQLTAVMDAAREGAKSDVPIIADGGIRTSGDVAKALAAGASSVMIGSLLAGTEEAPGETFLYQGRAYKSYRGMGSVGAMARGSADRYFQQDIKDQLKLVPEGIEGQVPFKGPARDVIHQLVGGVKAAMGYTGNRTLPELRERARFVRITGAGLRESHVHDVTITREAPNYPTR, encoded by the coding sequence ATGGACATACCCCTCGGCCTCACCTTCGACGACGTCCTCCTCTACCCGGCGGAATCGGAAGTCCTGCCCAGCATGGCGGATACGCGCACGCGGGTAACCCGTTCGCTCAGCCTGAACATCCCGTTCCTGTCGTCGGCGATGGACACGGTGACCGAATCGGACATGGCGATCGTGATGGCGCAGATGGGCGGCATCGGCGTGCTTCACCGCAACCTGTCGATCGAGGAACAGGTCGCCGCCGTGCGACAGGTCAAGCGGTTCGAAAGCGGCATGGTGGTGAACCCCATCACCATCACCCCCGACGCGCCGCTGGTCGAGGCGCAGGCATTGATGCAGCGTCACCGCATCAGCGGCATTCCGGTGGTCGAGGCATCGGGGCGGCTGGTCGGCATCCTGACCAATCGCGACGTGCGCTTTGCAGGCAATCCGCAGACGCCGGTGTCCGAACTGATGACGCGCGACAATCTGGCGACCGTCAGCGCAGGCGTGACGCAGGAGGAAGCGCGCCGGCTGCTTCACCAGCGCCGCATCGAAAAGCTGCTGGTCGTCGATGACGATTACGCCTGTGTCGGCCTGATCACGGTCAAGGATATCGAAAAGGCGGTGCTGTACCCCGAAGCGACCAAGGATGCCGCCGGGCGCCTGTGCGTCGCCGCCGCGACAACCGTGGGCGACAAGGGTTATGAGCGGACCGCCGCGCTGGTCGATGCCGAATGCGACCTGATCGTCATCGACACGGCACACGGCCACAATCGCGAAGTCGCCCGTGCGGTGGAACGCGCCAAGAAGCTGTCGAGCAAGGTTCAGGTCGTCGCCGGCAATGTCGCGACGGCAGAAGCGACGCGCGCGCTGATCGATGCCGGGGCCGACGGGATCAAGGTAGGCATCGGGCCGGGTTCGATCTGCACCACCCGTGTCGTCGCAGGCGTGGGCGTGCCACAGCTGACCGCCGTGATGGACGCCGCGCGCGAAGGCGCGAAGTCGGACGTGCCGATCATCGCGGATGGCGGCATCCGTACGTCGGGCGATGTGGCCAAGGCGCTGGCGGCTGGCGCGTCCAGCGTGATGATCGGATCGCTGCTGGCCGGGACCGAGGAAGCGCCGGGCGAGACGTTCCTGTATCAGGGTCGCGCGTATAAATCCTATCGCGGCATGGGTTCGGTCGGCGCGATGGCGCGCGGATCGGCTGACCGTTATTTCCAGCAGGACATCAAGGATCAGCTCAAGCTGGTGCCGGAAGGGATCGAGGGGCAGGTGCCGTTCAAGGGCCCGGCACGCGATGTCATCCATCAGCTGGTCGGCGGCGTAAAGGCGGCAATGGGCTATACCGGCAACCGCACGCTGCCCGAACTTCGCGAGCGTGCGCGTTTCGTGCGGATCACCGGTGCGGGCCTGCGCGAAAGCCATGTCCACGACGTGACGATCACGCGTGAGGCGCCGAATTATCCGACGCGTTGA
- a CDS encoding CoA ester lyase: MSTAHRQPPRTALFLPAANARAIEKARGLDVDMVVLDLEDSVREADKDRARAAAIEAAAAGFGHRLIAIRVNGEEHGCHDDDVAAVAASLADFIVVPKVETTELAARVAGAGKPVLAMIETPLGVLNAAAIARVDGVEGLIAGVNDLRATLGIPDGNDRAGLTLALQTIVLAARAGGGWALDGVFNALDDDEALAADCRHGRAMGFDGKTLIHPNQIAVATRAFGPDDREIADALALIEAATGGAERFGGRMIETMHVEQARALLTRAGRG; this comes from the coding sequence ATGAGCACTGCCCACCGTCAGCCGCCCCGAACCGCCCTGTTCCTGCCCGCCGCCAACGCGCGCGCGATCGAAAAGGCGCGGGGGCTGGATGTGGATATGGTGGTCCTCGACCTGGAGGATTCGGTGCGTGAGGCGGACAAGGATCGCGCGCGGGCAGCGGCGATCGAGGCGGCCGCTGCGGGTTTCGGCCATCGGCTGATCGCCATCCGCGTGAACGGCGAGGAGCATGGCTGTCACGATGACGACGTGGCGGCGGTTGCGGCATCGCTGGCCGACTTCATCGTCGTGCCCAAGGTGGAGACGACCGAACTCGCCGCGCGCGTGGCCGGGGCGGGCAAGCCGGTGCTGGCGATGATCGAAACCCCGCTGGGCGTGCTGAACGCCGCCGCCATCGCGCGCGTCGACGGGGTCGAGGGGCTGATTGCAGGCGTCAACGACCTGCGCGCGACGCTGGGCATTCCCGATGGAAACGACCGCGCCGGGCTGACGCTGGCGTTGCAGACGATCGTGCTGGCCGCGCGCGCGGGCGGCGGCTGGGCGCTGGACGGGGTTTTCAACGCGCTGGACGATGACGAGGCGCTGGCGGCGGACTGTCGCCACGGGCGGGCGATGGGCTTTGATGGCAAGACGCTGATCCACCCCAATCAGATCGCCGTTGCTACCCGCGCCTTCGGTCCCGACGACCGCGAAATCGCCGATGCGCTGGCGCTGATCGAGGCGGCGACGGGCGGGGCTGAGCGGTTCGGCGGGCGCATGATCGAGACGATGCACGTCGAACAGGCCCGCGCGCTGCTGACCCGTGCGGGTCGGGGGTAG